The following are encoded in a window of Pseudomonas multiresinivorans genomic DNA:
- a CDS encoding type II toxin-antitoxin system HicA family toxin, whose amino-acid sequence MRSKEIIDLLIEDGWFEIGCNGSHHQFKHPVRPGKVTVPHPKASLPKGTVNSILKQAGLKLGQSSASH is encoded by the coding sequence ATGCGCAGCAAAGAGATCATTGATTTGTTGATCGAGGATGGCTGGTTCGAGATCGGCTGCAATGGCAGCCATCACCAGTTCAAGCACCCGGTCAGGCCCGGCAAGGTGACGGTCCCACATCCGAAAGCCAGCCTGCCTAAAGGAACGGTCAACAGCATCCTCAAGCAGGCCGGCCTCAAGCTCGGACAATCCAGTGCCAGCCACTGA
- a CDS encoding Bro-N domain-containing protein, whose amino-acid sequence MKFSDSPSADEGLIPTVFHRYNRRLRGLLIERQAWFVLRDLAKLTNSHLGERVTSKLDPDQLRHEQLAGCDEKLYLVSESGLYALLLVHFYHPENRSLRQWISTEVLPALRDAQQNNPHLPRRRMEQIEGQPTSVMDWQGKVWVRWTDAVRIMENQVRSLH is encoded by the coding sequence ATGAAGTTTTCCGATTCGCCATCGGCCGACGAAGGCCTGATTCCTACCGTGTTCCACCGTTACAACCGTCGTCTGCGCGGGCTGCTGATCGAGCGGCAGGCGTGGTTCGTCCTGCGCGATTTGGCCAAGCTGACCAACAGCCACCTGGGCGAGCGGGTCACCAGCAAGCTCGATCCGGACCAGCTTCGCCATGAGCAGTTGGCAGGCTGCGACGAAAAGCTCTACCTGGTCAGTGAAAGCGGTCTCTATGCGCTGCTGCTGGTGCACTTCTATCACCCGGAGAACCGCAGCCTGCGGCAGTGGATCAGCACCGAGGTGCTGCCGGCCCTGCGCGATGCGCAGCAGAACAACCCACACCTGCCGCGCCGACGCATGGAGCAGATCGAAGGCCAGCCGACCAGCGTGATGGACTGGCAGGGCAAGGTCTGGGTGCGCTGGACCGATGCGGTGCGCATCATGGAAAACCAGGTGCGCTCGTTGCACTGA